From Acidipropionibacterium acidipropionici, one genomic window encodes:
- the dnaJ gene encoding molecular chaperone DnaJ, with amino-acid sequence MSDDYYEVLGVSRDASADQIKKAYRKKAMKLHPDVAGPGSEEAFKKVQEAYEVLQDPQKRAVFDRGGDPNAAGGGFGDAGFGGGFDFTNLVDAMFGGGSPFGGSARGPKSRVRRGQDALVRMRLTLAEAAFGITKPLDIDTAVVCPRCHGKGAEKDSEPVTCTTCDGRGEVTTVERSFLGNIRTTQPCPTCRGYGTVIPNPCPECSGEGRVRTSRTINVKIPAGVADGNRIHLDSQGEVGPGGGPAGDLYVELVVAPHEVFRREGSDLEMAVSVPMTAAALGTTVAVQTLEADREDMDADQASVDVEIPAGTQSGTRIVVHGRGVPKLRGQGRGDLGVTLLVETPTKLNTKQRDLLRQLAEARDETETNASVHTTGSKGMFSRLKEAFGG; translated from the coding sequence ATGAGCGATGACTACTACGAGGTGCTCGGCGTCTCCCGCGACGCCAGCGCCGACCAGATCAAGAAGGCCTACCGCAAGAAGGCCATGAAGCTCCACCCCGACGTCGCCGGGCCGGGCTCCGAGGAGGCCTTCAAGAAGGTCCAGGAGGCCTACGAGGTGCTCCAGGATCCGCAGAAGCGCGCCGTCTTCGACCGCGGAGGCGATCCCAATGCTGCCGGCGGCGGATTCGGAGACGCCGGATTCGGCGGGGGATTCGACTTCACCAACCTGGTCGACGCCATGTTCGGCGGCGGCAGCCCCTTCGGCGGCTCGGCGCGCGGCCCCAAGTCACGGGTGCGCCGCGGCCAGGACGCCCTGGTGCGGATGCGCCTCACCCTGGCCGAGGCGGCCTTCGGGATCACCAAGCCGCTGGACATCGACACCGCCGTGGTCTGCCCCCGGTGCCACGGCAAGGGTGCCGAGAAGGACTCCGAGCCCGTCACCTGCACCACCTGCGACGGGCGCGGCGAGGTGACCACCGTCGAGAGGTCCTTCCTCGGCAATATCCGCACCACCCAGCCCTGCCCCACCTGCCGCGGCTACGGCACCGTCATCCCCAACCCCTGCCCGGAGTGCTCCGGGGAGGGCCGGGTGCGCACCTCGCGCACCATCAACGTCAAGATCCCCGCCGGGGTGGCCGACGGCAACCGGATCCACCTGGACTCCCAGGGCGAGGTCGGCCCCGGCGGCGGCCCTGCCGGTGACCTCTACGTCGAACTGGTCGTCGCCCCCCACGAGGTCTTCCGCCGTGAGGGCTCCGATCTGGAGATGGCCGTCTCGGTGCCGATGACCGCCGCGGCGCTGGGCACCACCGTCGCGGTGCAGACCCTTGAGGCCGATCGCGAGGACATGGACGCCGACCAGGCCAGCGTCGACGTCGAGATCCCCGCCGGCACCCAGTCGGGCACGCGCATCGTGGTGCACGGCCGCGGCGTGCCGAAGCTGCGCGGCCAGGGCCGCGGCGACCTGGGCGTCACCCTGCTCGTCGAGACCCCCACGAAACTCAACACCAAGCAGCGCGACCTGCTGCGGCAACTGGCCGAGGCCCGCGATGAGACCGAGACCAACGCGTCGGTGCACACCACCGGCTCCAAGGGCATGTTCTCCCGCCTCAAGGAGGCCTTCGGCGGATGA